The proteins below come from a single Candidatus Neomarinimicrobiota bacterium genomic window:
- a CDS encoding DUF1611 domain-containing protein, translating to MDQKQRRFVLYAQNRLHALGSKTANGLILFRQDEIQVIVDASKAGLTAQDVLGYGGAIPIVAHISEAMAYKPDTMAIGIAPIGGAVNPEWIPEIKIALEAGLKVWAGLHQFLADIDELKDFQHLIWDVRRPPTGLKVAQGHWRQRKSKVILTIGSDSNVGKMTTALTLQNQLKKIGLNSIFIGTGQTGMMISGRGIAVDAVISDFVNGAIEAEIDKVDGQAPLIIVEGQGAVTHQGYSGVTMGLIHGAMPDAFVLAHQPSRLHDDYDHPLPDIGYVIDLHETLMRPFKPSKVLGINLYSKDLSSEDSQKACERIYEETGLPVEDMVRAPKRIVAEKVLRDLFPEKHL from the coding sequence ATGGATCAAAAACAACGAAGATTTGTACTTTATGCCCAGAATCGTCTCCACGCTCTTGGCAGCAAAACGGCCAATGGATTGATCCTCTTTCGTCAAGACGAAATTCAGGTAATTGTTGATGCCAGCAAAGCAGGTTTAACAGCTCAGGATGTGCTGGGCTATGGTGGTGCTATCCCAATTGTGGCCCATATTTCTGAAGCCATGGCGTATAAGCCGGATACCATGGCAATTGGTATCGCTCCCATTGGAGGAGCAGTTAATCCTGAGTGGATACCTGAAATTAAGATTGCCCTGGAAGCAGGATTAAAGGTTTGGGCTGGTTTACATCAATTTCTTGCTGACATTGATGAACTGAAAGACTTCCAGCATCTCATTTGGGATGTTCGTAGACCCCCAACAGGTTTAAAGGTTGCCCAAGGGCATTGGCGCCAGAGGAAGTCAAAAGTAATCCTCACCATTGGATCAGATTCCAATGTGGGAAAAATGACCACGGCCCTGACGCTTCAAAATCAATTAAAGAAAATTGGTCTGAATTCCATATTCATAGGTACCGGTCAAACCGGTATGATGATATCAGGTCGCGGGATCGCTGTGGATGCCGTCATATCTGATTTCGTGAATGGTGCTATCGAAGCTGAGATTGATAAAGTCGATGGCCAGGCACCACTTATTATTGTTGAGGGGCAGGGAGCCGTAACCCACCAGGGCTATAGCGGTGTCACAATGGGCTTGATCCACGGTGCCATGCCCGATGCATTTGTCCTTGCTCACCAACCCAGTCGTCTACATGATGATTATGATCATCCCTTGCCAGACATTGGCTATGTGATAGACCTCCATGAAACATTGATGCGTCCTTTTAAACCTTCAAAAGTGCTGGGTATCAACCTGTACTCCAAAGACTTGAGCAGTGAGGATAGCCAAAAAGCATGTGAACGTATTTATGAAGAAACTGGCTTGCCAGTGGAGGACATGGTGAGAGCACCCAAACGAATCGTTGCAGAAAAAGTACTTCGAGATCTTTTCCCCGAAAAGCATCTCTAG
- a CDS encoding VanZ family protein produces MAYRLKYYSPAVLYVILIFALSSLNQRLVSNYSWGLDDFILHFIEYHFYGVTLIWAVLRDKPLQELRSSYRLAASIGALSAIGDEIYQSFVPSRYSTIEDVVADTFGVILSIITFSLLMKIPFLERFRQNA; encoded by the coding sequence GTGGCTTACCGACTTAAATACTATTCTCCAGCTGTTTTATACGTGATCCTCATTTTTGCATTGTCCAGCCTGAATCAGCGTTTGGTATCCAACTATTCCTGGGGTCTAGATGATTTTATTCTTCATTTCATAGAATACCATTTCTATGGTGTGACATTAATCTGGGCAGTTCTCCGTGATAAACCCTTGCAAGAACTAAGATCTTCTTATCGTCTTGCTGCCAGTATCGGAGCTCTATCAGCAATCGGAGACGAAATCTACCAGTCCTTTGTCCCATCACGCTATTCCACCATAGAAGATGTGGTTGCAGATACATTTGGTGTTATCCTTTCCATTATTACTTTCTCCCTACTTATGAAAATTCCATTTTTGGAGCGGTTTAGACAAAATGCTTAA
- a CDS encoding NAD(P)H-hydrate dehydratase: MAANRAVDEYAIKTCGIPGSLLMQNGGDALVEQMYKHGYLNNSPEVLVLAGHGNNGGDGYVIAAGLFKRGISVALMMVSAENRLTGDALTHFSKLKDLDIAVETWNNSEAQKQQVLKADIIVDALLGTGISGQIRSPYDTLINLSNQSSALCIAVDVPSGVTGDQGETLESCIHAELTVSMGFGKQGCLFEPARSYSGTVIPVEIGFPEDSLDHVSGQVLWQNEDTDFPKSKYSRQNHTHKYTAGKVFIIAGSQGFTGAALLSATAALRSGAGLVRLAIPKSLGPIAEGHSLETVVDYVPETENMGIALSALPDLQQGCKWADTVVIGPGLGRHPETIQIVKQIVKESRQPMVIDADALFALSDDPSLLLARLAPTILTPHAGEFKRLMKHRGDYNPTWEDAQNFAKEYGVSLLLKGAPSLLVMPSGEVTINSTGYAGMATAGSGDVLSGVIASLWSQWMDDPEVLNFAMYIHGRAAEISRPQKGVLGLIASDIVEALPEALKEYGGLPT, from the coding sequence ATGGCAGCCAATCGAGCTGTAGATGAGTATGCCATTAAAACTTGCGGAATCCCTGGTAGCCTGCTCATGCAGAATGGAGGTGATGCACTGGTGGAACAGATGTACAAACATGGCTATCTTAATAATTCACCCGAAGTATTGGTACTTGCAGGGCATGGCAATAATGGTGGTGATGGCTATGTCATTGCTGCTGGATTGTTCAAGCGGGGTATATCCGTTGCCTTAATGATGGTTTCTGCTGAGAATCGCCTAACCGGTGATGCCCTGACTCATTTTAGTAAGTTGAAGGACCTTGATATCGCAGTTGAGACCTGGAACAATTCAGAAGCACAGAAGCAACAGGTTCTGAAGGCTGATATCATTGTGGATGCTCTATTGGGTACCGGGATTTCAGGACAAATCAGATCTCCTTACGACACACTTATTAATCTTTCAAATCAGAGCAGCGCCCTATGCATTGCCGTTGATGTGCCCTCTGGCGTTACTGGGGATCAAGGAGAGACGCTGGAGTCTTGTATCCATGCTGAACTCACCGTAAGCATGGGGTTCGGCAAACAGGGGTGTCTATTCGAACCAGCCAGATCCTATTCTGGAACTGTTATCCCCGTGGAAATTGGCTTTCCTGAGGACAGCTTGGATCATGTGAGTGGACAAGTACTCTGGCAGAATGAGGACACTGATTTTCCAAAATCCAAATACAGCAGACAGAACCACACACACAAGTATACAGCAGGCAAAGTATTTATAATTGCTGGCTCTCAGGGATTTACTGGAGCAGCGCTACTCTCCGCAACAGCGGCCCTGCGCTCAGGTGCAGGATTGGTCCGGCTGGCAATCCCGAAATCCCTGGGACCAATAGCTGAAGGTCATTCGCTTGAAACCGTTGTAGATTATGTCCCGGAAACTGAAAATATGGGAATTGCATTATCCGCATTACCAGACCTTCAGCAGGGTTGTAAGTGGGCAGATACTGTTGTAATAGGTCCTGGTTTGGGACGTCATCCTGAGACCATTCAAATCGTAAAGCAAATTGTAAAAGAATCCAGGCAGCCCATGGTGATTGATGCAGATGCCTTATTCGCCTTGAGCGATGACCCTTCACTTTTGCTGGCCAGGCTTGCTCCTACAATTCTTACTCCACATGCGGGGGAGTTTAAACGTCTCATGAAGCATAGGGGTGACTATAATCCGACCTGGGAAGATGCCCAAAATTTTGCCAAGGAATATGGCGTGTCTTTGCTTCTAAAAGGGGCCCCATCTCTTCTGGTAATGCCCTCCGGAGAAGTCACCATAAACTCAACTGGCTACGCTGGAATGGCGACTGCAGGCAGTGGCGATGTACTCAGCGGGGTAATAGCCTCTTTATGGTCCCAATGGATGGATGACCCTGAAGTACTAAACTTTGCCATGTACATACATGGACGAGCTGCTGAAATAAGTCGCCCTCAAAAAGGGGTTTTGGGCTTAATCGCCAGTGATATCGTAGAAGCGCTTCCCGAAGCTCTGAAGGAGTACGGTGGCTTACCGACTTAA
- a CDS encoding dipeptide epimerase, whose product MTLSLTWSIQRITTKFEFKIARSAESYYDVVILELSDGEFTGFGEAAPSKRYEKGSGAVMEMLAAQNNQILELPIDDAESRQDQLERMFPESYSLQAALDTAFWDLYGQRQGEPLWKIFGATPELVTSSYTIGISDLSIIPDKIAEANDYPILKIKLGTDYDHDIMRAIRTQTDKILRVDVNEGWKTLDDAKRGAEWLAEENVEFLEQPMPSNQLDDIAKLREFSPLPLVADENSVRPQDIPGLVGAYDGINIKLMKCGGLTNGLKMVKLAHKYEFDIMLGCMVETSVGISAMSQLGSFARWLDLDGNVLLAEDPYSGVGNHAGKILLLDKPGLGIVKR is encoded by the coding sequence ATGACCTTGTCTCTTACGTGGTCCATCCAACGGATTACAACCAAATTTGAATTCAAAATCGCCAGGAGTGCTGAAAGCTACTATGATGTTGTCATCCTGGAATTGAGCGATGGTGAGTTCACAGGTTTTGGAGAAGCAGCCCCTTCCAAACGATATGAAAAAGGTTCTGGGGCAGTAATGGAAATGCTGGCAGCCCAAAACAATCAGATTCTAGAACTACCCATTGATGATGCCGAAAGTCGTCAGGACCAATTGGAGCGTATGTTTCCTGAGAGTTATTCTCTTCAGGCAGCTCTGGATACAGCCTTTTGGGATTTATATGGGCAACGCCAGGGAGAGCCTCTCTGGAAAATCTTTGGTGCCACACCGGAGCTGGTTACGTCTTCTTATACCATTGGTATATCAGATCTCAGCATTATCCCAGATAAAATTGCAGAGGCTAATGATTATCCGATTCTCAAGATAAAATTGGGTACAGATTATGACCATGATATCATGCGAGCAATCCGAACCCAAACAGATAAGATCCTCAGAGTGGATGTTAATGAAGGTTGGAAAACCCTGGATGATGCCAAGCGGGGGGCTGAATGGCTGGCTGAGGAAAATGTGGAGTTTCTCGAACAACCCATGCCTTCGAATCAACTGGATGACATCGCTAAATTGAGAGAGTTCTCACCCCTGCCTCTGGTGGCAGATGAGAATTCTGTCCGCCCCCAGGACATCCCTGGTCTCGTAGGTGCCTATGATGGTATTAATATCAAGTTGATGAAGTGTGGTGGTTTAACCAATGGGCTGAAAATGGTAAAACTGGCTCACAAATATGAATTTGACATCATGTTGGGCTGTATGGTGGAAACTTCTGTGGGAATATCAGCCATGTCACAGCTGGGATCTTTTGCACGCTGGTTAGACCTGGATGGCAATGTGTTGCTGGCCGAAGATCCATATAGTGGTGTAGGAAATCACGCCGGGAAAATTCTCTTGCTTGATAAACCTGGTTTGGGAATTGTGAAAAGATAG
- a CDS encoding TrkH family potassium uptake protein, whose product MSKNSSTKRFSLRPTLNVLAALTLFIGLSMGLSLLVSLAYGDGDSKALFEAMILTLSIGGLGFIFTRHSHVMAPRQVFLSVSLSWISASLFGALPMFLATDISYTDCFFEAMSGFTTTGASILTDIESLPHGILFWRSFTHWLGGMGIIVFTVTVMPLAGRSGTLLFAAEAPGPVSDKITPRISDTAKLLYMVYALISFAEFILLWIGPMDWFDSACHTFGTMATGGFSTKNASIAHFQSAYVDWVIIFFMILAGTNFSLHYFGLHGKVIRYLKSREWQFWMSILGMALGLMLMDFYFSSFYDSGGAAILALKAEPLRQATFQVVSIITTTGFVTADFEQWSYYAQFILFGLMFVGGMAGSTGGGIKAIRILLFTKMAITELRRMIHPRAYLPIKLSNQFVDDDAVRNTTTFLLFFMVIFVGLAFMLTGFGHDLVTSTTASISMLSNIGPGLGNVGPTDNFSFFSDIEKWVMAFVMMLGRLEVLTVVVLFNRHFWRS is encoded by the coding sequence ATGTCGAAGAACTCTTCAACTAAACGGTTTAGCCTGCGCCCAACACTCAATGTGTTGGCAGCGCTTACTCTCTTCATTGGGCTATCTATGGGGCTTTCGCTGTTAGTTTCATTGGCCTATGGCGATGGGGATAGCAAAGCCCTTTTCGAAGCCATGATACTTACCCTTTCAATAGGTGGTCTGGGATTCATTTTTACACGCCATTCACATGTTATGGCACCTCGACAGGTTTTTCTGAGTGTTAGTCTCAGTTGGATATCGGCTTCTCTATTTGGAGCTTTGCCTATGTTCCTGGCAACTGATATATCCTACACCGATTGCTTCTTCGAAGCCATGTCAGGATTTACCACAACAGGTGCATCAATATTGACAGATATTGAAAGTCTGCCCCACGGGATCCTTTTTTGGAGAAGTTTTACCCATTGGTTAGGTGGTATGGGTATTATTGTATTTACAGTCACCGTCATGCCCCTTGCAGGCCGCAGTGGAACTTTGCTATTTGCTGCTGAGGCGCCGGGTCCTGTAAGCGACAAAATCACCCCCAGGATTTCTGATACTGCCAAATTGCTGTATATGGTCTATGCGTTGATCTCATTCGCAGAATTTATCCTCTTGTGGATCGGACCCATGGATTGGTTTGACTCTGCCTGTCACACCTTTGGTACCATGGCAACAGGAGGTTTTTCGACCAAAAATGCCTCTATCGCTCATTTTCAAAGTGCTTATGTGGATTGGGTGATCATCTTTTTCATGATTCTGGCAGGAACCAATTTTTCACTTCACTATTTTGGACTGCACGGCAAGGTTATTCGCTATCTGAAAAGTCGTGAATGGCAATTCTGGATGAGCATTTTGGGGATGGCCCTGGGGCTTATGCTCATGGATTTTTACTTTTCTTCCTTTTATGACAGCGGGGGTGCTGCCATCCTGGCCTTGAAGGCCGAGCCTCTCAGGCAAGCAACCTTTCAGGTTGTATCTATTATTACTACAACAGGCTTTGTCACCGCTGACTTTGAACAATGGTCCTATTATGCCCAGTTTATCCTGTTTGGTCTCATGTTTGTGGGCGGTATGGCAGGTTCCACTGGTGGGGGTATCAAGGCTATCAGAATCCTGCTTTTTACCAAAATGGCCATCACTGAACTTCGTCGGATGATCCACCCCAGGGCTTATTTACCCATCAAACTCAGCAATCAATTTGTGGATGATGATGCCGTACGCAACACGACGACCTTTCTCCTGTTCTTCATGGTGATATTTGTTGGCTTAGCTTTCATGCTCACTGGTTTTGGGCATGATTTGGTCACCAGCACCACTGCATCCATATCCATGCTTTCTAATATTGGACCAGGTCTGGGAAATGTTGGACCCACAGACAATTTCTCCTTTTTTAGCGATATAGAGAAATGGGTCATGGCCTTTGTGATGATGCTGGGACGTTTGGAAGTATTAACCGTAGTGGTTTTGTTTAACCGTCATTTTTGGAGGTCCTGA
- the ltaE gene encoding low-specificity L-threonine aldolase yields MSYIDLRSDTVTRPTGAMRTAMYEAKVGDDVYGEDHLVNELQERVADMLGKEAGLFVPSGTMSNQLAIRSQTQPGDEVICEYNSHIFNYEGGGPALLSGVQLHPLLAENGILVSDQIAEAMRPADHHYAQTRLITLENTHNRAGGVVYPLPVVEDIARYANTRKIRMHLDGARLMNAVIASGLDPSAYGDHFNSVSLCLSKGLGAPVGSVLVGDAECINRAHRFRKMFGGGMRQIGILAAAGLYALDHHIERLAEDHIRAKTLAQTCLELGYLEKDIAWTQTNIVLLTFPDGNTKEMELKFKAAGLLVSVVNDYRIRLVTHLDFDEQQLLRSVEILKQVLG; encoded by the coding sequence ATGAGTTATATAGATCTGCGATCTGATACGGTGACCCGTCCAACTGGGGCCATGAGAACTGCCATGTATGAAGCAAAGGTTGGAGACGATGTCTATGGTGAAGATCATTTGGTAAATGAACTTCAGGAACGAGTCGCTGACATGCTGGGGAAAGAAGCAGGCCTGTTTGTACCATCTGGGACCATGAGCAATCAACTCGCTATTCGTAGCCAGACACAGCCCGGTGATGAGGTCATCTGCGAGTATAACTCACACATATTCAATTATGAAGGCGGTGGGCCGGCCTTGCTAAGTGGTGTCCAACTTCATCCACTGCTAGCTGAGAACGGAATACTTGTTTCAGATCAGATCGCTGAGGCAATGCGACCTGCTGACCATCACTATGCTCAAACCCGACTTATTACGCTGGAAAACACCCATAATCGAGCAGGGGGCGTTGTCTATCCCTTGCCTGTGGTTGAGGATATCGCCAGGTACGCGAATACTCGGAAAATTCGCATGCATCTCGATGGGGCTCGTCTCATGAATGCTGTCATAGCAAGCGGGCTCGATCCCAGTGCATATGGAGATCATTTCAATTCTGTGAGTCTTTGCCTCTCCAAAGGTCTTGGGGCTCCGGTTGGGTCCGTCTTAGTGGGAGATGCTGAATGTATCAACAGGGCACATCGATTTCGTAAAATGTTTGGTGGAGGGATGCGTCAAATTGGCATCCTGGCAGCCGCTGGTTTATATGCCCTGGACCATCATATTGAACGCCTCGCAGAGGATCATATCAGGGCTAAAACTCTGGCACAAACCTGCCTGGAGTTGGGATATCTGGAAAAGGATATTGCCTGGACCCAGACAAATATTGTTCTTTTGACCTTTCCTGATGGCAATACAAAGGAAATGGAGCTGAAATTCAAGGCAGCGGGCTTGTTGGTTTCGGTGGTTAATGATTATAGAATCAGACTGGTAACTCACCTAGATTTTGATGAGCAGCAATTGCTCCGCTCCGTGGAAATTCTTAAACAAGTGTTAGGCTAA
- the recN gene encoding DNA repair protein RecN, giving the protein MLKSLHIENFAIVDEANVSFDRGLNVITGETGVGKSLIVDALSIALGERAFKDFIRDGYPSAIVEAVFEVKPSELKKLAPQGFDAGTITVKREIRLQGQSKVWINGQSRTVQELKELGDLLVDLHGQHEHQYLLNEEHHIDFLDQFAESSKLKQSVAEKYHTLSGLIRELEEREKTASSRNEQFQLYAFQLQELNDINPQPNELDELEKERRVLENALTISEQASILYNEVEGSESSALERVNTIIRQLESLSTYTSTAAAFLPEALAARVTLQAIADFASEYEKEVQADPQRLSQVESRVRILGRLCQKYNRSYPELLVYWEEIRIRLDKQDDPDWSKEELTQSIEEHTQDYSKACTALSKHRLKEAAILSKTVVEKLSHLGIPKARFQIEVSQEEQEQGLVEHNNKKFKADASGMDKVVFWMQANPGEPLRPLARIASGGEISRIMLAIKSAMSGKDGIGTVIFDEIDTGISGRIARVVGAELKDLGRHHQLISITHLPQIASLADSHFRVEKHLINQRTVTRVKRLDENERINEIATLIGDGAPGETTLLAAKELLLQGD; this is encoded by the coding sequence ATGCTTAAAAGTCTGCATATCGAGAACTTCGCCATCGTAGATGAAGCCAACGTAAGCTTCGATAGAGGTTTGAATGTGATTACCGGTGAAACGGGAGTTGGAAAATCACTTATCGTTGATGCCTTAAGTATTGCTCTGGGTGAGAGAGCCTTTAAAGATTTTATTCGTGATGGCTATCCCAGTGCCATTGTTGAAGCTGTGTTTGAAGTAAAACCATCTGAATTAAAAAAACTCGCCCCCCAGGGATTTGATGCTGGCACCATTACTGTGAAGCGTGAAATTAGACTCCAGGGACAATCAAAAGTTTGGATTAATGGTCAATCTCGAACCGTTCAGGAACTCAAGGAATTGGGCGATCTTCTGGTGGACCTCCACGGTCAGCACGAGCATCAGTATCTTCTCAATGAGGAACACCATATAGATTTTTTAGATCAGTTTGCTGAAAGCAGTAAGTTGAAACAATCCGTTGCAGAGAAATATCATACCCTGAGTGGTCTGATTCGGGAATTAGAGGAACGAGAAAAAACGGCCTCAAGTAGAAATGAACAATTTCAACTCTATGCCTTTCAGCTACAGGAATTGAATGATATCAATCCCCAACCCAATGAGTTGGATGAGCTTGAGAAGGAACGCAGAGTTCTTGAAAATGCACTGACCATCAGCGAGCAGGCCTCGATACTGTATAATGAGGTAGAGGGCTCAGAAAGCTCTGCCCTGGAACGGGTAAACACCATTATCCGACAATTGGAAAGTTTGAGTACATACACATCAACCGCTGCCGCATTTTTACCTGAAGCATTGGCTGCTCGCGTCACGCTTCAGGCCATCGCTGATTTCGCCTCTGAATATGAAAAGGAGGTCCAGGCTGACCCACAACGTCTGAGTCAGGTAGAATCACGGGTCAGAATACTGGGTCGACTATGCCAAAAGTATAATCGATCCTACCCGGAGCTGCTGGTCTACTGGGAAGAGATTCGAATTCGACTAGACAAACAAGATGATCCAGACTGGAGCAAGGAAGAGCTCACTCAATCCATTGAGGAGCATACTCAAGATTATTCCAAAGCTTGTACAGCTTTAAGTAAACACCGCTTAAAAGAAGCTGCAATTCTGTCTAAAACTGTGGTGGAAAAATTAAGTCATCTTGGTATTCCCAAGGCTCGGTTTCAAATTGAAGTGAGTCAGGAAGAGCAAGAACAGGGACTGGTTGAGCATAACAATAAAAAATTCAAAGCGGATGCCTCTGGTATGGACAAAGTTGTGTTCTGGATGCAGGCCAATCCTGGTGAACCCCTGAGACCACTGGCCCGCATCGCTTCAGGTGGAGAAATCAGCCGCATCATGCTTGCCATCAAATCAGCCATGTCAGGCAAAGATGGGATCGGGACAGTCATTTTTGATGAAATTGATACAGGAATTTCTGGGCGTATAGCCCGTGTTGTAGGTGCTGAGCTCAAGGATCTGGGTCGCCATCACCAACTCATCAGCATCACCCACCTTCCCCAGATAGCGAGTCTGGCTGATAGTCATTTCCGAGTTGAAAAGCATCTCATTAATCAAAGGACCGTCACCCGGGTGAAACGATTGGATGAAAACGAACGAATAAATGAAATTGCTACTCTCATCGGGGATGGAGCCCCAGGAGAAACAACACTTCTAGCTGCCAAAGAATTATTATTACAAGGGGATTGA
- the acpS gene encoding holo-ACP synthase — protein MAIRGIGSDIVEVSRINRLRESYGSRFLKRVFTKGETAYCESKEHPETHFAGRFAAKEAIAKAVYQSGYDKIIPFSDIEILNDSEGRPMVSLLTHIKGTCLVTISHERSMAIAFAILEY, from the coding sequence ATGGCAATTCGTGGAATAGGTAGTGATATCGTTGAAGTCAGTCGAATTAATCGACTGAGAGAAAGCTATGGTAGCCGCTTTCTCAAGCGAGTATTTACAAAAGGTGAGACAGCCTATTGTGAATCCAAAGAGCATCCAGAAACACATTTCGCGGGTCGTTTCGCAGCCAAAGAAGCCATTGCCAAAGCCGTATACCAAAGCGGTTATGATAAAATTATCCCCTTCTCAGATATCGAGATATTGAATGATTCTGAAGGACGCCCCATGGTATCCCTGCTTACACACATCAAGGGGACCTGTCTGGTTACAATCTCCCATGAACGATCCATGGCCATAGCCTTCGCCATACTGGAGTATTGA
- the trkA gene encoding Trk system potassium transporter TrkA — MKKKIVIVGAGSVGFYLAKTLAEMGNDISIIDIDPEKVLRAKQELDALVIEGHGAQSNILKDAQVESADLFLAVTRIDEINIVASMKAKKMNPNAKILARVRSGDYQKKDALLNLEELGIEKVINPEQIAAREIQHLVQHATAQEIMTYNHGRVYMVALTPTDTCELMNKSLRELGNTYTQLPFRTVAIDRDGETIIPQGDHVFLPGDKIFVVCLKDELDGMYRLCGFKQKKTIKTVLIMGAGKLGRLVAAYLKDQYSVRLVDNRKEKLLKAAKELPDVLLLHADALDIDFLESEGISDFDALITLTDDETTNLFAGLMAKKKGVDKVIVHINSPDYLPLVKGLGINSVVSKNLSTVDAFMRYVVRGQVHSVMMLEGIDTEVIELSPAPNSKIIGVPLEELDFPPDAVVGAIIKGGMEEIAMGKSIIEKGDRAIVFARASRVKDVEELFN; from the coding sequence ATGAAAAAGAAGATTGTCATCGTTGGTGCCGGTAGTGTTGGGTTTTACCTGGCCAAAACGTTGGCTGAAATGGGGAATGATATCAGTATTATCGATATTGACCCTGAAAAAGTTCTAAGAGCGAAGCAGGAACTAGATGCATTGGTCATAGAGGGTCATGGTGCTCAATCTAACATTCTGAAGGATGCCCAGGTTGAATCAGCTGATTTGTTTCTGGCTGTAACCCGTATCGATGAAATCAACATCGTTGCCTCCATGAAGGCCAAAAAAATGAATCCCAATGCCAAGATATTGGCCCGGGTTCGCAGCGGTGATTATCAGAAGAAGGATGCCCTATTAAACCTGGAAGAATTGGGGATTGAAAAGGTGATTAACCCTGAACAGATCGCCGCTCGCGAAATTCAGCACCTCGTGCAACACGCCACTGCCCAGGAGATTATGACATACAATCATGGACGAGTTTACATGGTAGCCCTCACACCTACAGATACCTGCGAATTGATGAATAAATCTTTAAGAGAGTTGGGGAATACTTATACACAACTACCCTTTCGAACAGTAGCTATCGATCGTGATGGTGAGACCATCATTCCGCAAGGGGACCATGTATTTCTACCAGGAGATAAAATCTTTGTAGTCTGTCTAAAGGATGAGCTTGATGGGATGTACCGCCTGTGTGGTTTCAAACAGAAGAAAACGATTAAAACAGTGTTGATAATGGGGGCAGGTAAATTAGGTCGCCTGGTTGCTGCCTACCTTAAGGATCAGTATAGTGTCAGGCTGGTCGACAATCGTAAAGAGAAATTGCTAAAGGCCGCCAAAGAATTACCAGATGTTTTGCTTCTTCATGCAGATGCCCTGGATATAGACTTTCTGGAAAGCGAAGGAATCAGTGATTTTGATGCTTTAATCACCCTGACTGATGACGAAACCACCAATCTTTTTGCAGGGTTGATGGCTAAGAAAAAAGGGGTAGACAAGGTTATTGTACACATCAATTCACCAGATTATTTGCCCCTGGTAAAAGGACTGGGAATCAATTCTGTTGTCAGTAAAAATCTCTCTACTGTTGATGCTTTTATGCGCTATGTAGTGAGGGGACAGGTTCACTCTGTGATGATGTTAGAGGGTATTGATACGGAAGTCATTGAACTTTCACCTGCTCCAAACAGCAAAATTATTGGAGTCCCCCTGGAGGAGCTTGACTTCCCACCAGATGCTGTTGTTGGTGCTATTATCAAAGGGGGAATGGAAGAAATTGCTATGGGCAAAAGTATCATAGAAAAAGGTGATCGGGCAATTGTCTTTGCCAGAGCTTCTAGAGTAAAAGATGTCGAAGAACTCTTCAACTAA
- a CDS encoding enoyl-CoA hydratase/isomerase family protein, whose protein sequence is MEVVKVEMKGGIGRVTIDRQSKLNALNEMVLNELEQVFLDLKEREEARVIVITGAGEKSFVAGADISQFPSMSPEAAHTFAKRGQAVFSLIESSSKPVIAAINGFALGGGCELALACHLRFAAENAMFGQPEVKLGVIAGYGGTQRLPRLIGRGKALDLLLSGRMVTAEEALQMGLVNGVFPQAELLSKVEEYAELLMAQSPQAQALTLRAVYKGIETTLNAGLEEEASAFRDVFKTEDRIEGATAFLERRPAKFKNR, encoded by the coding sequence ATGGAAGTGGTCAAGGTTGAGATGAAGGGTGGGATAGGCCGAGTCACCATAGATCGTCAGTCAAAATTAAACGCCCTAAACGAGATGGTCCTCAATGAACTGGAGCAAGTCTTTCTCGATCTGAAAGAACGAGAAGAAGCTCGTGTTATTGTGATAACGGGGGCAGGAGAAAAATCTTTTGTCGCTGGTGCAGATATCAGCCAATTCCCTTCCATGTCCCCTGAAGCGGCTCATACATTCGCAAAGCGTGGACAGGCTGTTTTCTCGCTAATCGAATCAAGCTCCAAACCGGTCATTGCTGCAATCAATGGATTTGCCCTGGGAGGCGGTTGTGAGCTTGCCCTGGCCTGTCATTTAAGATTTGCTGCAGAGAATGCCATGTTTGGGCAACCCGAAGTAAAGCTGGGAGTTATTGCAGGGTATGGTGGAACCCAACGCTTGCCGCGTCTAATTGGCAGGGGCAAGGCTCTGGACCTACTCCTCTCGGGTAGGATGGTCACAGCTGAGGAAGCCCTTCAAATGGGTCTGGTAAATGGTGTTTTCCCTCAGGCAGAATTATTATCAAAAGTTGAAGAATACGCCGAATTGCTCATGGCACAATCACCACAAGCTCAGGCACTGACCCTCAGGGCCGTCTATAAGGGAATTGAAACTACCTTGAATGCAGGTCTGGAAGAAGAGGCCTCCGCTTTTCGAGATGTCTTTAAAACCGAAGATCGAATTGAAGGTGCCACTGCCTTTCTCGAGCGACGTCCTGCAAAATTTAAAAATCGCTAA